From the genome of Pseudomonas putida:
GGCGATTGCCGGCGGCATCGATGGCAATACCCGGCGCCAGCAGCATGTCGAGGCGCCACAAGGCAAGTTCCTCACCGACAAACCAAAGAACAACTGAGGGCCATCCCATGAGCGACACCGAGGTTTACCTGCAACCCCATCAGGCGCGCAAACGCCCCAACACGCCGTTCGAGGACCTGCTCGGCGATTCCATCGAGCGCGCCTACGGCAGCGGCGTGAGCGAATTGAGCGAGCTGCTCGCCCACCTCGACCTGGCCGGCCCGCCCTGCCCGCTGACCAGCGGCGAGTGGACCGAAGACGCATTCAAAACCCTGATGGCACGGCTGGGCGAATGACCCGCTGG
Proteins encoded in this window:
- a CDS encoding recombinase-like helix-turn-helix domain-containing protein; this encodes MSDTEVYLQPHQARKRPNTPFEDLLGDSIERAYGSGVSELSELLAHLDLAGPPCPLTSGEWTEDAFKTLMARLGE